The Lagopus muta isolate bLagMut1 chromosome 4, bLagMut1 primary, whole genome shotgun sequence genome has a window encoding:
- the PAIP2B gene encoding LOW QUALITY PROTEIN: polyadenylate-binding protein-interacting protein 2B (The sequence of the model RefSeq protein was modified relative to this genomic sequence to represent the inferred CDS: deleted 1 base in 1 codon) yields the protein MAARRGRGAVAVAALRADGAATGVRSGSSHERPRCSRRRPGQRREGGRWAREKGEQPFAEYMWMENQEDFDRQVEEELQEQEFLDRCFQEMLDEEDQEWFVPSRDLPQRVGQLQQQLNGLCVADGRGPRGCRGGQLLANPLSNHWPTIDQHMVNHWPTIDQHMVNHWPTIDQHVVKSWPIH from the exons ATGGCAgcgcggcgggggcggggcgcTGTGGCGGTGGCGGCGCTGCGGGCGGACGGGGCGGCAACGGGGGTCCGCAG CGGCAGCAGCCATGAACGGCCCCGATGCAGCCGGCGGCGCCCAGGGCAGCGAAGGGAAGGGGGGAGATGGGcgagagaaaaaggagagcaaCCGTTTGCTGAGTACATGTGGATGGAGAACCAGGAGGACTTCGACAGGCAG gtggaggaggagctgcaggagcaggagtTCCTCGACCGCTGCTTCCAG GAGATGTTGGACGAGGAGGACCAGGAGTGGTTCGTGCCGTCGCGAGATCTGCCTCAGCGCgtggggcagctgcagcagcagctcaatGGGCTCTGCGTCGCCGACGGCCGCGGCCCCCGAGGATGTCGTG GTGGTCAACTACTGGCCAATCCATTGAGCAACCATTGGCCAACCATTGATCAGCACAtggtcaaccattggccaacCATTGATCAGCACAtggtcaaccattggccaacCATTGATCAGCACGTGGTCAAGTCTTGGCCAATCCATTGA
- the NAGK gene encoding LOW QUALITY PROTEIN: N-acetyl-D-glucosamine kinase (The sequence of the model RefSeq protein was modified relative to this genomic sequence to represent the inferred CDS: deleted 1 base in 1 codon) has translation MVGVQPLLRTPSPPPGAQAGDALCRHLFLQAGELLARHVLAVLPRVDESLFQGELGLPIVCVGSVWKSWELMREGFVQALVGARGGESMAALSHFSLLRLRHSSALGGASLGARHVGHKLPLDYGSNTDVFYTHRF, from the exons ATGGTGGGGGTCCAGCCGTTGCTCAGgaccccttccccccccccaggtgCCCAGGCTGGGGACGCGCTGTGCCGCCACCTCTTCCTGCAGGCCGGGGAGCTGCTGGCCCGCCATGTGCTGGCCGTGCTGCCCCGCGTGGATGAG AGCCTGTTCCAGGGGGAGCTGGGGCTCCCCATCGTCTGCGTCGGCTCCGTCTGGAAGAGCTGGGAGCTGATGAGAGAAG GCTTCGTGCAGGCGTTGGTTGGAGCCCGGGGGGGGGAATCCATGGCGGCTTTGTCCCATTTCAGCCTCCTGCGGCTGCGCCATTCCTCGGCGCTG GGGGGCGCCAGCCTGGGGGCCCGGCACGTGGGGCACAAATTGCCTCTGGATTACGGCAGCAACACTGATGTCTTCTACACGCATCGCTTCTAG
- the LOC125692568 gene encoding transcription factor COE3-like, translating to MDPLQEPKDGSALRTKGSAWMGTKNQGRTGDLHSLNEPTIDYGFQRLQKVIPRHPGDPERLPKRWGTGAGGPPWDGGGGRGFGVGSPPDPVLLPARRVLLKRAADLVEALYGMPHNNQDLILKRAADIAEALYSVPRGPAQLGTTHGPAAMVGVNSFGTQLAVSIGDAAQGPEQGFTRSTSSASPRGYVPSSTPQQGAYGGTSAINGYGGSSMAALGVPGSPSFLNGSTANSPYAIVPASPPLGASSITLPSGTAASAPPGGFSFSPVNMISAVKQKSAFAPVVRPQSSPPPACSSTSGSSLQDATFEDSDKFHTPRTISARPGLFLSTPCPGSSCRPEQQPWMGPSATHAWGRGLRGRDPRLQLPTVLWGSGVMLHGAVGGGGGLRSRLCHMTEPNPPSSAPKTPHSRGDLR from the exons ATGGATCCCCTTCAAGAACCAAAGGATGGATCTGCACTGAGAACCAAGGGATCAGCATGGATGGGCACCAAGAACCAAGGGAGAACTGGGGATCTGCACT CACTGAATGAGCCCACCATCGACTACGGCTTCCAGAGGCTGCAGAAAGTCATCCCACGGCACCCCGGGGACCCCGAGCGCCTCCCCAAG CGCTGGGGCACGGGAGCTGGGGGACCCCCATGGgatggggggggtgggaggggttTTGGGGTCGGGTCCCCCCCcgaccctgtgctgctccctgccaggAGGGTGCTGCTGAAGCGCGCCGCCGACCTGGTGGAGGCTCTCTATGGGATGCCACACAACAACCAG GACCTCATCCTGAAGCGCGCGGCCGACATTGCCGAGGCGCTGTACAGCGtgccccgcggccccgcgcaGCTCGGCACCACGCACGGCCCCGCTGCCATGGTGGGGGTCAACTCCTTCGGCACCCAGCTGGCCGTCAGCATCGGGGATGCAGCGCAGGGCCCTGAGCAAG GGTTCACCCGCAGCACCAGCAGTGCGTCGCCACGGGGCTACGTGCCCAGCTCCACCCCACAGCAGGGCGCCTATGGGGGCACGTCTGCCATCAACGGCTATGGGGGCAGCAGCATGGCCGCCCTGGGGGTGCCCGGCTCGCCCAGCTTCCTCAACGGCTCCACCGCCAACTCGCCCTACGCCA TCGTGCCCGCCAGCCCCCCGCTGGGCGCCTCCTCCATCACACTCCCATCCGGCACCGCCGCCTCCGCCCCTCCGGGGGGCTTCTCCTTCTCCCCGGTCAATATGATCTCGGCCGTGAAGCAGAAAAGCGCCTTCGCTCCCGTGGTGCGGCCACAGagctccccgccgcccgcctgctccagcaccagcggcagcagcctgcagg ACGCCACCTTTGAGGACTCAGACAAGTTCCACACCCCCCGCACGATCTCTGCAAGGCCTGGCCTATTCCTAAGCACA CCGTGCCCAGGCTCCTCGTGCCGCCCTGAGCAGCAGCCGTGGATGGGACCGAGCGCAACCCACGCTTGGGGCCGGGGGCTCAGGGGTCGGGACCCCCGTCTCCAGCTGCCCAcagtgctatggggcagtgGGGTGATGCTGCATGGGGCAGTGGGAGGGGGCGGCGGGCTCAGATCTCGGCTCTGCCACATGACTGAACCAAACCCTCCGAGTTCAGCCCCCAAAACGCCCCATAGCCGTGGAGATCTGCGGTGA